TCGGAGAAGTTCAACACggccctcttttcctcttctaatctctcctctctccggCTCTCCCCTCACCATCAGAGCTGTTTTTACTGGTGGACTTCATTGGCGATGAGGCTGTCCTCCCCAGACTGGAAGTCAGCCTCGTTGAGGCTGTTTCCAGCATTGATCATCTCCTCGTCCTGCGAGGACCCCTGGCCGTCGTCCTCTCCACTGCCCCCGCCCGCTTCGTCACAGTTCGGGCCCTGCAAGACCTGGGCGATGtacatctgctgctgcagaacAGAGGAGGAAGGAAGTATCTGTTAGtcataaagtactgtgcaaaatatcTGAATCAAAAAGTCAAAATTTTCCTTCCAAATATAGTCAGGAACGTTATTTTTTGTGCTAGatctatgaggctaatgtagctaacaagtaatggaaacttaCAACCTGTATTTAGGAGATTTGCTTATGATGTTTGATGCCATTTGACAGACTATCAAATAGTCAAAATATTATGTCAAAAGTGAAGGAGCCTTGGGGTCaaagctgaaaaaaattaaGAGTAGTTTCCTAGAAGTACCCCAGAACAACCAGAAGATCACACCAAAAAACACAGTCCACATTATGCCCATATTGGGAAATTAGGGTCCAAGTTACtctatgtgaaaaatgaaaaggattTTAGAAAACTGCTGCTATGAAGCCCTGTGATAAACAGAAACGTTCCAAAAttgatctgtttttattttcctctgAATGTCACTCGATGCTCTGACTTACAAGGCCATTGAGGAGTCTAGTCTATCCATATACTCTGGTAGATCTATTCTAATAGTAGGCTACCccttaaataaaacacatggcATGATATGTGATATTCCTAATTTATCATATAGTCATCttgaaatgtgatttttttcccatacttgtgtgtatatttaaagacaaaattatTTAATACAGTACCAGAAACCACTTAAAGATGCAAGTTTATTAAAGATTACTTAAcatctaaaaacaaaaatgtgacaCAGGCATGCAGTCTGGTGGTTACTGGTGGTtgtaagcttctattacttgttagctacattagcctcataattCCAGTGGAAAAGTTAATGAGACAGGAGTCACCTGTGACTTGTTGGAGGGGGAGGAGCGCGCTGGCCGTCCGTTCTCCATGCCATCCACTTCTGTGTCCTTGGTGTCGATCTGAAGgaacagacggacagacagacagagggaaggAGGTATTAGTATCACTGCTCTAAGCATGGGTCAGAACCTAGCGTGGCTAACTGCTCCAGCCGAGCTGGACTCCTAATCTAGGGCCAGTGAGGGCCTACCTTGAGCGGCGCAACCCGTACCTTGTAGTTGTGAGCGCTGAGGTACTTGAAGTGGCCGAAGCAGACGTGCGACAGGCAAACCACGATGGTGATGATGAGCACCACGAATGTGAACAGGGATGTCGCAGTCACGAAGCCTGCCAGGGAGAGGACGCAGggaggaagagacagaaaagtgaaaAGGAAAACATACTGAATGATTATGGGCTCTACATGTACATCTCTGTAAATCTCTGTCCTCATAATGATCTGACTGATAGTGGTAAAGTACCATTTCCATAAGCAGTATGGATTAGTTGTACTGATAAAATCCTCCCTCTGACAAACCCTCCTCACCTGTGCGTACAGTGGAGAAAAACAGTAACCAGAAAAGGCAGAGGATGGGTGCAGCTACCACTTGATTGACTGCTCCGGAGTGGATTTTCTTGTCCAGTTTGGAGGGCAGGTAGGCATAGTACATATTATACCTGTCCACCAAATGCTTCAGAAGCATGTACATCAGACCTACAGTCAAACAGACAAGACTTATTTGACATGCAGATCAAAGAGGAACGCagcctcccttctctctttatgtatgtatgtatatttgtgtaGTTTAGTTGAAAGCTATTGTGCTAAACACACTTCAATAAAATATGACTATAAAAGTACTTCGCCCAATATAAACCACTTTTGTCTTCCTTTGTTCTCCTGCTGATTGCTAAAGTTACCTAAAAGATGAGCCCATATGACCATCTTAAGAAATTGTTACTGTCAATTGACTGAATAAGTATTTATCATGAGCAACACACAATATTTAAAATCAACTGAAATGCAAAGATAAAGCTTaatatttgttaaaatattgctgctgttggaacaaaacctcatatgcATCTCAAACCGTAAAACCCTACAgcatatagtgaggacagctgagatcatcggggtctctctcccctccaacatggacatctacaccacatgttgtatccggaaagccactagcattgtggacgaccccatcaaTCCATCAcactgacttttttcactgctgccgtctggcagaaggtaccggagcatccgtgccaccactgccagactctgcaacagctttattcctcaagcaatcaggtttttaaactcacaaggactgaactaaaatgttaaatatctctgcaccatattccactacctcaggtccagaatgagtgctgtgtcagtgctgcactgtcctgtctgtttactgtgtctaatgtctgtttaatttatcatatttattgtttctagtttatttttttgtctgcacattcacactttgtactttttgtccCTTGTTGCACCATGtggttcctggaggaacgtaatttcactccactgtgtacatagatggaatgataAAAGCTTCTTGACttgaaaatggtaactttgcaggagagggaaaaacatgctttacttttaatgcaagtcaatggaaccagacccccCTCCTTCATGTatgaagtttctttttttttaaaggtaaaaGGTTTTCTCAAGACCGCGATGATATGCTAGCAGTTCCTGTGCAGCAAACATGTGCCACACTCTGCTGTTCTTTTCTTCTGCAGAGCAGAACCTTCAATGACCTGATGAGTCATACTGCCTCACTGCCAGCAGgcgggtgagagagagagagagagagagagagagagagagagagagagagagagagagagagagagagaaaagaaagacaggagggagagagactctCTTCTGTTTGTGTGAATGAATATGCACCAAAGACGAGCTATATTTAAAGAGGGCGTGTATTTGCCTGCCTTTGCTGTGCGACTCCTAATGTTGCTATTAATACCACCAGCAGGGGGCCTTCACCACACAAACGGCACATTCTCTCACTGCTGGCTTTTCTCTATTCATTCACCACCTTTTCTTCATCTCCATCACCAGCTTTGTTCTTCCCtctgctctctttttctgtcaatTTCTTGTGTTCTCTTGTTCAGGTCCTTCTATCTTATCGAACCATGTAATTCACCGCTCTCCGACCTGCTCTCATCCTCACTTGTTTTTTTCTACCTCCCTCTTCCTTGAATCCTATTGGTTCCTTTACTCACTCCACCCGGcacctctctccctttctccttctctctctggctgCTCTGGTTTTGTGAATGGGCTGCGATGAGTGTGGAGGCAAGTCTTGCTCACCGAAGGGCACGATGATTGGGCAGGTGATGCTGTATGTCATAACGACGGTGAAGACGCACATCATCCAGGCGTAGGCAGCACCGAACTGAAACTCATAGGCCTGGTGCTGCATGGAGACAAACACAATTTACAACCACTAAAATATAGCAAAGTAGATTAAACATAATTTGATGttatgtaaagtaaaaaaaataataaaaaaaaggataCACATCAGTAGCAGCAAACTGTTACCGATGGGCACTACAAATTCACAAGTGGGCCTAACTTTGAATTTCAGTCTCACGTGTGAGGGCTCTGACAAACAAATTAGTAATCACAGCTATAAGGCATTTCCTccaaacagggaaaaaaaagagcaataaAGTCCAATCATTTCGCTCACAATTTCTTACATTTAAGCCTTTGGAATTAATGAATCATAATCAAAATTGTATGTCAACATAGTATTTATATCATGTGATATACTGTGCTTTAACGCCATGCATAAAGCACGTTCATGCTTCCAGCACATGTATTGGTGATAGTTGGTTTTGGAAgacttttgatttcttttgactttttccaccatcatcatcatcatcatcatcatcatcatcatcatcacctttcatttatttagcgcctttcccatgctcaaggacGCTTTAGAATCAATACATAATCAACaatagagaacacacacacacacacacacacacacaccacagttcCCACAGCTAGCAAAAGAAGAGAGTTCTTAGCGGCAAGGAAAAGTCTCACGCTGCAACTACGGTGCATCACACAGGAGGCCTGCCTGGGAAGCCTTGAAGGCTGAAGATGTCCTTCGCCACAAAGGGGTAGCATTTTCCTGCAGCCGAACACtccagtccaggcagcctcataACTGCAATGCAGCGTTACCCAAGCGGCCCGCCTGAGAGCACTTGTATCTGCGGCGTAGCGCTGCTCATGCAGCCAAGCACTTCCGGCCCTGGCAACTTCATAGCTGTGTTGCAGTATCAAGCAGCCAGCCAAGATCATGCAATGTCACATTGTTAAGGTCCCCAGTCCAGAGAGCCCCTGCTGCGCTGCAGCTTCACCCAAGCTGCTGGTCCAGGCCGCATAATAACGACGATACAGCGTCACACAAATAGTCTAATAAGCTACAGTTTGAAAACCGCTGTCAGCCATTATCTCAGCGGATATGACGGCAAACATcaaagcaaacacacaaacaatacaaaactaaCAGAAAACCAATGTAAAGGGGTGTTACCCGTTTGACGTTGCGTCTCTCGGCGGCAGAGCGAGCGAGGCACAGGCGGATCATGTACATAAGAAGGCCAGGAATTCGCAGCAGATCCATGGCGTTACCAATGAATGCAGATGCTATTACGTAATTCACAAAAAAGGCTCCGTTATCAGGGAGAAATACACACCTGCATtagaagaagcagaaaagaaaaggggagagaaatGTGAGTGTTGAGTTTGACACTTGATTTACCAGCAACACAGATTCAAATTTAACCCTtggacaaaagtaaaaaaaaacagacaaacaaacaaacagacaaacaaacaaacagacaaacaaacaaacagacaaacaaacaaacagacaaacaaacagacagacaaacaaacagacaaacaaacaaacagacaaacaaacaaacagacaaacaacaacaacaacaacaacaacaacaacaacaacaacaacaacaacaacaacaactaaagAACATCTGGAGAACATCAGCTCTGCCTGTGTTTAGTGAAAGCTCTGgaaacagctttttttcttctttcctagTTTAATTTTAGTAGCTAAATGTTGCTAGCGTCAGCCCAATGCTATGGGACAAACTAAGCTAAAGCCTGTCAAAATCAAGACATGAATGTTCACCtatacaaaacacacagtgttgtgcaaaagtcaaagacaaaGCATAATATACTTTTACATCAAATATGGCCATTTAGTACAAGTTACTAACTTTTCaaaagattagatataagattatCCACTttcataaggaaggagaaagtcaaagaaaaacaaaacactttccaaaactggaggtcaaaaaaatgttacaaaaatgtagagaatttttttttttataaaccaTGCAACTCCGTGCTaggagtctgaaaggatgtatagctgtcaagaagccattactgagaaaaggatacagaaaaaaaaaaaaaaaaaaatcataaaaactgttaaatcaaacaaagaaactgctggtgttctcagaacagtggactgatccttccagagtccagacctcaacatcactgaatgtgtttgagatttcTTGCAttgtgaggagcagaaaatacaaccaacttctaagactgaactttggaggtgtggaaaattaTCCATGCAGAAACAAGTGTCCCAAAAAGAATGGTTGCCACAATAAGGGCAAAGGAGGGGGAGGCACACTAGATACTTGCACCTTTGATagtatatttagttattgaagCTTCAGTTAAATatgttcttttgcttttttcatttttgatgctgaaaaatgacctcttatacaaccccaattccaatgaagttgtgtaaaacataaataaaaacagaatacgatgattagcaaatccttttcaacctatattcaacttaatacactacaaagacaagatatttaatgttcaaatggataaactttatagtttttgcaaatattcacgcattttgaatttgatgcctgcaacacattccaaagaagttggacaGTGGCAACAAAAACTcagaaagttgaggaatgctcaaaaaacagctgtttggaacattccacaggtgaacaggttaattggaaacaggtgagtgtcatgattgggcataaaagggagcatccctgaaaggctcagtcattcagaagcaaggatggggtgagtttcaccactttgtgaacaactgcatgagcaaatagtccaaaagtttaagaacaatgtttctcaatgtgcaattgcaaggaatttagggatttcatcatctacagtccataatatcatcagataATATCATAtcagaatctggagaaatctctgcaagtaagcagcatagaaagctatatatatatatatatatatatatatatatatatatatatatatatatatatatatagagagagagagagagagagagagagagagagactggatcACATATTGGAGGAATGAAGAACAGGTGTGATCCCATCCTGTAACAAACTTATCCTGAAATTGTACAAACCAGCACTGTGTTGTTTTCTGCATACTTGTTCCTTTGGGATGGTAATAAGTTTTAAACATGATATGCTACTTTTAGATGATCACCGTAACTAAATTGCTTCAATATCAGACGATTGGGTTTTCAATATATCTGTACTGCTATAACAGAGCAAGTGCTATCATGCTGTCTCTACTTCCACcacttgttggctacattagcgCCAAAACTTGCTGCCGTGTCTGAAAGAATAAAAGGCAAAATAACCGCAAATGACTTTACATGAAAAAGACTCCACATAGATGATCCCTATAAACAGTCTACTTGTGCTAATTCACTTGTGTGGAGACATGAAGAATGTTTCACTTACTCAAATCGGACAGTGCCTACCGCCAGGAACTGGGTGTCGAACAGCCAGCGGAAGAAATAATCCAGACTGTGGACGACAAAGCCATAATTAGCTTTCAGGAATTTTCTGCTTTAACTTAAACCACATGATACTTCAAAACGTCTGCAATATCATAATAGTTTTATTACATTACTATAACAACATTAAATCAATGTAAAAGAGAACATCACTaatgaaatacaacaaaaatggatCCATCTTTCTTAGGCAGAAACTCAAAGAAGTCATGACGAGCCTACTGCTGAACTGCTCACCAGTCACCTTACTTTTTCTGAGGTCATGCAGATTGATGGTCTGTTTAAGGAGCCTTTTCCCACCAACTTTAGCTCAGCCTGATTTACTAAAGCAATTACAATGTGCTAAATCTCTTTTGCGAAGGAACTAACCTCATCAGTGACTGAGCAGGGAATCTGTCAAGATCCAAGCAATGACTAAAACTGCTACTGCTAACTGTTTAAAAAGTCTGCTTGCCATAGTCACCATTTTAATATCTTCctttttttaacactttattttaattttaagcaGTTTAAACACTTCACTGCACTTTATCTTggattttatttgttattttgatCTCTGTACTTTGtgctttcattttaattagCAAAAAGCCTTTCAGAGGTGCTAGATCTCAGGATGTGATCATCTTTATTTTCCCTTATTCTCACTGCACTTTACATTAGCactatattcatttattattttattccattttctaATTCATTCTTTTATCTTCGCTCCTGAATTTTAATTCTGGATTCATATGACACTGAAATGTTCTCCTAAGCTTGGTCAACTATTTGGAGGTGTTTAAAGTTTGCTACCACAGGAATGCCAAGGGCTCATTAACAGTTTAGGAGCTGGTATTACTTCAaagcaaggttttgttcagttaTAGCTGCTATTCAACAGGTGAAAGTCGTAACTTTTGATGCTTTCCTCACTTAGACAGACCAAAAGAGACATAAAACtgaagagataaagaaaaagggGGAAGGAAtagagaatgagtgagaaagATAGAGCAAGCAtgtaagagagaggagaaataaagtgaaagaatggaagagagagagagagagagagagagagagagagagagagagagagagagagagagagagagagagagagagagagagagagagagagagagaagacataCCTGCTAAAGCCCAGTGATGGTAGTAGAAGAACCATGAAGATGAGAAATGTATAGCATTTGTGCATGGTAGTCCTGTTTTCGCCTGacctgagacagacagacagaggagaaGCCAAATTTCAATACTAGTATCTTTTCCATAAGCCCTACATTCTCAGTGACGACAACAGAGCTTCACTAAATCCTTCTACGCCTCATTCAAGCTGCAATAGTGCTCAGCTCTTAGCCTGGTTCAGGCGGCCCTAGCAAAGACGTGGATTATGGCTGTGCACACTCTGCTGCCCAGGAAGAGGGAGAGTCACTTTCAGTGAGAACTGTTGTGTTGGTCCGATGCCACTGAGTGGCATGATGGTACTGGTGTGTCCAGTCTAGAGGATGAGGTGTGTCAAAAATGTTGAGCAGATCGATTAGTGTATGATGGTCAATGTATAGGGGTGGTATGGTGGTACAGTGAACAGTACTGTCGCCCCACAGCAGGAAGGGCTTTGATGGTTttcctggctgggtgaccaagGTCCTTTCTTTGCAGAGTTTTCATGtgtccccatgtctgtgtgggtttcctcccatagtccaaaAGCATGCAACCAGCCCAAccggagatgctaaattgccctgaAATGCTAAATCTGCACACCGTCTGACCCCGGAGGATATGTGGCTTAGAAAGCTATTGTCTGATAACACAAGATTTTCTTATGAAGTAAATATTGTAAAGAGTACAGCAAAATGTCAATGATAGCTCTGTACTTCAAAGGAGAAAAAGTCAGCAAAATTTCACAGGCTGCTATGGGCCTGTTTTTCTCATGTCTTTGAgacagtgcagacagacagatggttACCCACAAGCCATTaggaaaggtgtgtgtgtgtggtaaatgTGTAAAACCTTTGATACACTTATGAAATGTTCCCATGCATCAGCAGCAAAAACCTAAATAGAAACAGGCCCataaaaacatcacatcacacaccaggtttttaaaaaggttatataaaattactgaaaataataaattatacaaccccaattccaatgaagttgggacgttgtgtaaaacataaataaaaacagaatacgatgacttGCAAAtgattttcaacctatattcaattgaatacactagaaagacaagatatttaacgttcaaatggataaactttattgtttaataaactgaagttgtacatcaagtaagaatgggaaagaattccacctacaaagcttattgagtgttgttaaaaggaaaggtgatgtaacaccgTGGTAAACATGcgcctgtcccaacttctttggaacatgttgcaggcaccaaattcaaaatgagtgaatatttgcaaaaaacaataaagtttatctgtttgaacattaaatatcttgtctttgtagtgtattcaattgaatataggttgaaaaggatttgcaaatcatcgtattctgtttttatttatgttttacacaacgtcccgacttcattggaattggggttgtaataatttatataaactatataattattcaattattGAAAAGGCCTTCCTCCCTCAGAAGAAGGTGAGGATGAGGATAAACTATGGTCCACAGCACAGGTTCCCAACACTGGTCCTATAGTACCTGTACtgaacatttctgtgttttccctgctcccaacCAGAGGGGAACCCACATGGAATTCTAGGCCATTAGAGAACGGCTAATGATTGATGActaataaatgtacatttttgtaatttatactttttataaatgtatttatattttataatttttgcctcattttcattcaatagaaacatgcttgtatttaaactaaTGCTTGTATTTAAATTGAAAACTAGTAAACTAGTATTACAGTACTTCTCTCGTTTCACTGTTAAGTATAGGaaggaaacaaaagggttacatTCTTCAAACGGCCTGCGGAAACTGAATTTTCTTCCGTTAATGCTGCAGCAGGGACATTCTGTTGCCTAGATgcactagaatgtaactgctgtacagTTTAAGATGGGACAGAAAATTGGACTGAGAAGCTAATGTCAGCCTTGTCAGAAAGTATTAATGTTTTGACCAAGTCTGGACATTTATGGCCCCAACTGAAGGCCttgctctaatagtcatggtttgCCACTGGTCCCAGCACTCCCACTTCAAGTTACAAAATTACAAGGATCGGGGTTGTTGGGAGCAGAGAAACGTTAAAATGTATTCCACAGCCAGAGCTGGaaaccactgctctacagttCAACTCAATCTATAAATGACAACCTCTCCATTCACAAACATTACAAATGATGACATATGAATTTGTGATCAGTCATAATGCACTAATAAGGGGCTTATGATGCACAATGACTAATGTATTAGGGTTAATATCATATTATGGACCATTAGGTTTAGCAGATTAAGCCCTCGTCTACTACCCTAGTCTTATTTACAGATAATCAGTTTGCAAAGTGTTGGAGTCagcagagaggggggggggggggggggggggcagtttCCATACCTGGTCCAGTGGGCTTCAAAGAAGGCAGAGTAATAGACAATGGTTGGCAACAGAGCGGAGAAGGCCCACAGCAGGAGAGTGGGGAAGAATTGGGTGATGATGGGGTTCTAAGAAGGAAAGAAACGACAGAGTTTAATGGTTGACaacatttgtttgatgttttctcACCAGAATTTTCACTCGCAGAGGTCACCTCTCCTCCTTTATCGTACTGACTACCAGTCAAGCACCATCATGGAATGATTGTTAATATCGGTTTGATGCATGGatcagcttccattcttttcagtttaattgtaattgtaacACATTCAGTTTTTCCCTCTGATATATGAACCAGCTGTCAATACTGGTCCAATATTAATTCTTGACATCAGATTGCTGCCAAGTAGTACAATATTTAGGAAGGCCTATATTTAGGAAACTCTCTTGTATCATGTACATTTGTGTTTAATTAATGTATATGTAATCTTTCCAGGGAGAGAAAGTACCAAATACAGTGGGCAGTAACATGGATTTCCCCTTGATTTCCACTGAAAAACACTTATGACTCAGTTCACAGCTGACTGTCCTCAAGGTCTACCCACTGGTGGCCAATCTCAAAGTGCCCAAATTTGACACTTAAATACTTTGGGTCCTGCTGTGAAATGGTCCAGAGCAAAGGGTCTGATGACTCACAAGTAGCATTCCAGTAGGCCATCACATCTTGGCTGAACCAAGGTCACATTAGATCATTCTAGTGGGAGGTGAAAGTGGTTGTTCCTAAACATATAATATGTCCAAATAGTTATGTGCAGGCATCACGTCGCCATATAATGTTATCTTTTCCAGTTTTTGCTTATATAATATCTATTTGTCTATTAAAACAAAATTACGCAAAAATACATGAGGAGtggggtttatatatatatatatatatatatatatatatatatatatatatatatatatatatatatatatatatatatatatatacatacatacatacatacacacacacacacacacacacatacatacatacatacacacacacacacacacacacattcatattatCTGCAAGTCAGAACCActatttgcattttgtttagTTGGTTGTTTAGTTATGCATAAATAAACTTCTTTACCACTAATAAATtgctatttattttcttaaagcTACTTTCAATAATTCAATTGCATTATTATTCATCATGTGAACCTGGACATCACATGATTAAGTAAGATAAAGGAATATCACATTATTAGGTAAGACGTGATTAGATAAAGTAACACAAGCTTACGTTGAGATACTCCACTGGCTTGGTAACGTTAAACTTGTCCATGGTAGAAATGATGATAGCAGGGGTAGTGAGGAAGAAGAGCAAAAGGAAGAGGATGCAGTTGATGATGAAACAACGGATCCACCAGATAATGCCTCCCAGAGACAAGTGCTCCCTGACAAAACATGACCAACGGTCAGAAAACATGGCAAACATGTATACACAAACAGCTTTGGACATACAGTATACTTAGCAGGTTGTAGACCTAGTgggagacagagaagtgtgTCTGGGGACTGTGTGCTTGTGGGTCTCACCAGCGCACGTTTTGGGGGTCCGGGGCGTAGGTGACGCTCCAGTTGTAGACATGGAGGCTCTCACTGAATTGAGAGGAGCGAGGCTCCTGACGACACTTACAGCCCTGACACTGACACGCATTAAAGTCCTTCAGaattctacacacacacacac
This Pygocentrus nattereri isolate fPygNat1 chromosome 15, fPygNat1.pri, whole genome shotgun sequence DNA region includes the following protein-coding sequences:
- the LOC108442067 gene encoding CSC1-like protein 2 isoform X2, yielding MRIFGPSHCGGQANCYTNDSKDYCYSARIRSTVLQGLPFGGVPTVLALDFMCFLVLLFVFSILRKVAWDYGRLALVTDADSVASALHSETPDRYERLTSVSSSVDFEQRDNGFCSWLTAIFRIKDEEIREKCGEDAVHYLSFQRHIIGLLVVVGVLSVGIVLPVNFSGNLLENNAYSFGRTTIANLKSGNNLLWLHTSFAFMYLLLTVYSMRRHTSKMHYKEDDLVKRTLFINGISKYAEETQIKQHFEQAYENCVVLEARICYNVAKLMALNTERKKTERSKKFFTDLMAKEHMPTMINPKPCGHLCCCVIKGCEEEEAVSYYTKLEAKLKEEYRKEKEKVNTKPLGMAFVTFQNEAMTAIILKDFNACQCQGCKCRQEPRSSQFSESLHVYNWSVTYAPDPQNVRWEHLSLGGIIWWIRCFIINCILFLLLFFLTTPAIIISTMDKFNVTKPVEYLNNPIITQFFPTLLLWAFSALLPTIVYYSAFFEAHWTRSGENRTTMHKCYTFLIFMVLLLPSLGFSSLDYFFRWLFDTQFLAVGTVRFECVFLPDNGAFFVNYVIASAFIGNAMDLLRIPGLLMYMIRLCLARSAAERRNVKRHQAYEFQFGAAYAWMMCVFTVVMTYSITCPIIVPFGLMYMLLKHLVDRYNMYYAYLPSKLDKKIHSGAVNQVVAAPILCLFWLLFFSTVRTGFVTATSLFTFVVLIITIVVCLSHVCFGHFKYLSAHNYKIDTKDTEVDGMENGRPARSSPSNKSQQQMYIAQVLQGPNCDEAGGGSGEDDGQGSSQDEEMINAGNSLNEADFQSGEDSLIANEVHQ
- the LOC108442067 gene encoding CSC1-like protein 2 isoform X1 — protein: MRIFGPSHCGGQANCYTNDSKDYCYSARIRSTVLQGLPFGGVPTVLALDFMCFLVLLFVFSILRKVAWDYGRLALVTDADRQKKRILGLEEQEYVASALHSETPDRYERLTSVSSSVDFEQRDNGFCSWLTAIFRIKDEEIREKCGEDAVHYLSFQRHIIGLLVVVGVLSVGIVLPVNFSGNLLENNAYSFGRTTIANLKSGNNLLWLHTSFAFMYLLLTVYSMRRHTSKMHYKEDDLVKRTLFINGISKYAEETQIKQHFEQAYENCVVLEARICYNVAKLMALNTERKKTERSKKFFTDLMAKEHMPTMINPKPCGHLCCCVIKGCEEEEAVSYYTKLEAKLKEEYRKEKEKVNTKPLGMAFVTFQNEAMTAIILKDFNACQCQGCKCRQEPRSSQFSESLHVYNWSVTYAPDPQNVRWEHLSLGGIIWWIRCFIINCILFLLLFFLTTPAIIISTMDKFNVTKPVEYLNNPIITQFFPTLLLWAFSALLPTIVYYSAFFEAHWTRSGENRTTMHKCYTFLIFMVLLLPSLGFSSLDYFFRWLFDTQFLAVGTVRFECVFLPDNGAFFVNYVIASAFIGNAMDLLRIPGLLMYMIRLCLARSAAERRNVKRHQAYEFQFGAAYAWMMCVFTVVMTYSITCPIIVPFGLMYMLLKHLVDRYNMYYAYLPSKLDKKIHSGAVNQVVAAPILCLFWLLFFSTVRTGFVTATSLFTFVVLIITIVVCLSHVCFGHFKYLSAHNYKIDTKDTEVDGMENGRPARSSPSNKSQQQMYIAQVLQGPNCDEAGGGSGEDDGQGSSQDEEMINAGNSLNEADFQSGEDSLIANEVHQ